DNA from Chitinophaga pendula:
TCTCCAATTTCTTTAAGAAATACACCAACGCGTCCCCTAAATCCTACCAAAGCAAAAATAGCCTGTAGATATTACATGCTTTTCCGAAAATTCTCTATTCTTCTGACACGCGTAACAGGCTAATTTTGTGTCATCAGATGGGGAATATACAAAGCACCCCGCCTAACAATAAAATCTTAATTTATTTATTACCAAACAATTAAACACGCGCAAAAACGCGACCACGTACCCTTTTGCCTTACATTTTCAAACCAATAAAAACAGTATAACATGAAAAAAAGGATCAATTTCAATAGCGTTCAACCCACCGCTTATAACGCCATGGATGCACTCGATCAATATGTAGGAACTACTACCGTAAGTAAACAATACCAGGAACTCATCCGGATCAGAGCATCTCAGATCAACGGTTGTGCTTATTGTGTCGATGCACATACCAAAGATGCTTGTGATCAGGGCGAAACATTGCAACGCATCGCGCTGGTAAGCGCCTGGAGAGAAGCGGGCAATATTTTCTCTGATGAAGAAAAAGTATTGTTCAAAATGACGGAAGAGATCACACATATCAGCCAGCAGGGCTTAACCGAAGACACCTACGAAAAGGCGATCGCCTCATTTGGCGAAACACAGACAGCAGAAATAATAATGATCATTGTAACAATTAATGCATGGAATAGAATTGGGGTAGCCACCCAACTTCGACCTGCTCGCCGCAACACAAAAAATGCCTGATACTAAGAAGCCTTGTGATGTTATCACAAGGCTTCCGCTCAATAGAATAAAAACATGTTCTTAGAAACATGAACAACTACGGGTATTACAGATTTTACCTATTTCCGTACACGCGTCTATACATTCAAGTATATCCGAAGTGGGACAGGAAAAGTTCTCAAGATGGCCTCCACCACCGCCAGACAGCTTACTGAGCGCTTCCCGGCTAAGTATAGCAGTAGAGTTACAGGCTGGTTGACAAGACAGGATCGTTTTTTTCATGGCATGTAGATTTTGTACTGCTGAATGTAGCAAAATTCAATGCTTACCTACTTCAGTGAAAGTTTTAGTAAGTCTCTTAATGATAACCTGTTTAGATACAGGAACATGTGCGGGTCTGACATCGCATGCCCTCTTCCCGGCAGACCCGGATACACTCTAATAGATCCTCCTTCGGACAGGCAACAGCGCCAAAAGAACCTACACCACCACCAAACAGTTTACTGAGTGCTACCCGGCTAAGTATAGCATGAGAGCTGTGAAATAGTTGATAGGACAAGATGGCTTTTTTCATGGTATATAGATTTTGTACGGATGATTGTAGCCATATTTAATGCCTACCTATTTTTAGCAAATAAGAAGCATTATGGTGATATGGCTTTTTTAGACACATGTACAGGTGCGGACCTCACAACGCAGGCCCTCTATCTGACACCCGTTAAAACACTCCAATATTTCTGGGCCGGGACAGGGACGGCTTCCAAAGCTACCTACACCTCCGCCCGATAGCTTGCTAAGAGCCATCCGGTCCAGTATAGCATTAGATGTACTTTCTAGTTGACGAAACAGAATTGTTTTTTTCATGGTATATAAATTTTGTACGGATGAATATAACAAAACCCAACGCTTACCAACTTCAGTAAAAAAGTTGCTTCGGTAAGCTATTGAGTAGAAAAAAAGGATAACTTTTGCTATCTCCCTTCAACTCACCCCATCTACCGATAAATATTCAACACCGGCCAATTCGTTTTCTTAAATGGTCACCGCGTTAGCTGAGACAAACCTGCGTATGTATCGCCAACTGGCACATCACTAACCTTTATGTCGCTTTTGTACTATTTGCATACCCATCTTACCGGATACCTTTGCACTGTAAATAGGTAGAGTAGCGCTACTCCGTTAACCGTGTACTGTTAATTTTAAATTACCGTATGAGCACTAAAAGACACTTTCGGTCTGCAATGGCAGGCTCGATACTAATTGCTGCGTTTACCCTTGCCGGATGCAAAAAGGACTATAAAGAACCCCCTGCCAGCGACCCGGTAAATTCCAAAGGAGATTATATGATCTTCAATTCAAAGGAAAAACTACGCCGCTGTATAGAAGACCTGACCTCAGACAACCTCAGTAATGCCACTGCTATCTTACAAAGATACCAGGCCCCCGTAGGATTCCAGTCCTTGTACAATAGCAAGCAGGCACCAATGCAGTCAAATGCAAGAACGGAACAAGCGAATACCGTCATCACATCGTATAACGGACAAGATCTCGTCCCAGACCAATACTTCGCCAGTATCCTGAACGATAAACTGGAAGTACAGGTAGAAAATACGGTCTATAAAGTAACTAAATACGGCACCTTCATGTGTATGCCGGGAAAGCTCGCTCGTGTCAATGAGATCATTCACGAAATGGACAAAAAGGATGGTGCTGACCTTAACCAGCGAACCCCTTCCACAGAAAACGGACCGGTACCAGCAGGTAATGAACGCAGACCAGTAAGACAGGTAGAACCAGGCATAGTCATAATGAGCGGTAACGGCGGAAATCAAAGACCTGTCCGTGGAGATACCACCAATACCGGCGGCGGTGGCGGCGGTGTACGCCCACCAAGGACCCCTCGCAATCCCGCTGATAATGATCCGGAAGAAAATGAACCCGCAGGCGGATATGTTCGCCCAGACAGGCCAGTGGGTGGCAGTACTACCCCACCACCTCTTCCTACTCCGCTCGCGCCTGCCGTATACGACGGGCTGCCTACCTACGAATTCGATGCCCAAACATGGGCAGGACAATTGATCCAGGACGTATTCGGAAGAACGAAACCACATTTCGAATATTTTGATAATACCCATCGCGTAAAGGTGAATTTCTATAACGTGAACTTTGGCGTTTACGCAGCAGCAGGTGTCAACGTAAAAATGCAGACAAAAGGTTGGACCGGCATCTGGCGCAAATTGGAAACAGAAGAACTACGACTAGGATGGGACGGCCTCACCCTAAAATTCAAGATCCCAAATATGCCGCAACCACCAATACCCAAAGTAGATTTCGGCAAACTTAAACTCGGAAATATCAACCTCGATGTTGAATCTATTAGTGTTGCCGGCATCAGTCTGACACAGAAAGCACAACAAGCATTGCACGGCGCACTGGAAGGCCAATATAGAAATGGTGTCAAATACCTTTGGGATTATGTAACCAACGCACTGGCACCTGCGCAGTTCAGTAATCAAAAGCAATATGTCCAGGCTTTCAAAGCAGTATATAAAGATGAGGTAGTAATAGCCCTCGGCAGATATGAAGAATCAGTAAAAAACACAAACGAAATCACCAAAACATTCGACTGGAACGTAGGTATCACTATCAAGTGGAACCCTGACGGTGGAGCCGTGAATCTGGGTGATTTCCAGGGTGCCGCATATAGCTATGAAATATCCGGAGCCAGTGTATATGGCCTGTCCCAATACTATGGTGTCTGGAAAGGAGCGCGCGTTGATAAAAAATAACAGGAACGATTACGATAAAACTCGAAAAGAGCGGGAATAAATATGTCCCGCTCTTTTCACTTACCTTCGATACCACCCAAAAAACCTATAACGGAAGATAAACACGAAATACTCGAAAAGCTTGGGAAGATGCAGCAAATTACCGACTTTGCAGGATCAGCAAACCTTCACGTAAATGCCCATTGCACTAAATGATATCAATACCCCCAGGCTAACCCTCCGTTTATTAGGCGACGATGTAACGACAGCCTGCCTCAACGAAGAGCTTCCTACCGCAACTCAACTGCTACATGCCGACATCTCCGAGGAGTTCCTGGAACACCCCAGCAGCTTGAGACACGACCAGTATCAGCTACAACAAGACCCAGCATACCGCCCATGGTCTTCCAGGGCCATCATACTAAAAAGCGAAAGGAAAGCGATCGGTTTGATACGCTTCCACGAACGCCCTCACGCCGAAACAGAAAAAGAATACAGAAAAGATGCGGTAGAATTTGGCTATCGTATCCTCTCCTCCTATAGGAGAATGGGATATGCCAGAGAAGCCGTCCTCGCCATGATGGACTGGGCACAGGAACAATTCCAGGTACATCGCTTCATCGCATCTGTATCGCCAGACAATGAACCCTCCACTAACCTGGTAAAATCCCTCGGCTTCAAAAAGATTGATGAAGCAATAGACGAAACAGATGGACTGGAGTATGTCTTCCTGCTGGAAAGAACCACATAGATCACATCCCAGGTACCTCCCATACGATATGAATAACCTCCAGCAGTCGCGCTGACTGCTGGAAATCCCATAGAACCACACTTCCTCACTTTGTTAAAAAAACCTGTTGAAAATACACTTGCAAACATCCTGACAATAAAAAGGCGTAGTGACACCACTACGCCCAATAACTTATAAAAGCACTATAACTTGAAAACCTACCTCAATGGAGGCTTTACCACAGAGATCAATACGATCAGGAAAAATACGATCAATTGCATCGGTACTACTAGCTGAAGCGTATGGTGATTGGTCAGGAACAAAGGATCTTGTAATATCGCTGGATCACCTTGGTCCAGCAACGAAAGATTCACCAGCATCTTACGCTCCGTATAGAACATCCCGAAAAGGATCATACCGATCGTTAATAACAATTTCAATACAATCCAACGATGACGGAACAATCCCCAATGTGTCAGCATACCATTCAACAACCCGGTAAAGAAACTGCCAATACCTCCCCAGCCAATGACATTCCAGGCAATGGTACGCAGATTCTGATAAGTGGTACGGGAAGCTCCCAGATCAGTCAGCTCCATACTATTGATCAACGGTAACCACGCCAATAATCCACCCATCCACAACGTCACACAACAGATATGTACCGTCTTTAACACTTTTGTGCCCGTAGGACCGAATTGCCACATAACATGATAGTTTTTATTCTACGCCTTTTACACTCATTTTCAAGGTATAGATAGCCGGCGACGCCGTAATAAACAACAATTGCCGGTCTTTACCACCAAAACAGATATTCCCTACCCATCCCGATGTGATAGGAATATATCCCAGCTTCTTCCCTTGCGGGTTATAAATAGTAACCCCCTTTCCTGTAATATACAGGTTCCCTTGTGCATCAAGTGTCATCCCATCATTACCGTGCTCCAGGAAAAGCTGACGCCCCCCAAGATGCCCGTCGGCCTGTATTTCGTACTTATACGTCTTATTAGCCGCAATGTCTGCCACATACAGATACTTACCATCCGGCGTGCCTACTATGCCGTTAGGCTGCTTCAATCCCTCTTCTACAATAATAGGCTGCTTCGCCCCCTTCGGTAAATAATACACACGCTGCTCCTTGATATCCGGCGCTTGCCGTGTCCAGTAGTCGCGCTGATAATATGGGTCCGTAAAATAAATACCGTCCTTTGCATCCGCCCAGAGATCATTAGGTCCGTTAAACTGCTTACCACCAAAATTATCCAGCAACACCGTCACTTTTCCCTTAGGACTAATAGACCACAACTGATTGTGTTCATCCGCACAGGTCAACAGGTTACCCTTCCGGTCGAAAACCATTCCGTTAGATCTCCCCGCCTTATCCGAAAACAAACGCAGCTGGCCATCTACACCATACTCCCAGATTTTATTGTTCGGCTGATCCGTAAAGTAGATATTCCCCTTCCGGTCTACAGCAGGACCTTCCGTAAAAGAAAACTGACGGGACACCTCCTGCAGCGTAGCACCCTTTGCCACCACTGGGATAGTATCCAGTCCTTGCCCATAGGCCCAGCCCGTTATCATGAATAGCACCAGACTAATACCTGTACCTTTTCTCTTGCTCATAATTACACATTTATACGAAAGTTAAACATCACATTCCAATTATACCAGCCTCTCGCAACTTTTTAACCCACATTTGTCTCACCGGCATTTTTTGTATCTTCCACTAAAGATCCCTGTACAATAAAAAAAATGCCAACTTATGAAATCGCTGATACGATTCCTTTCCTTATTGTATGTTACACTACACCTGTTTATTAATACCCAGGCACAACAGGATAGCGACACGAGCAACATCCTGATCCTAAAAATGGAAGACGTAGTACCGTCAGGCGCACAGTTGCTTGGCAACATAAAAGTTACAGACAAAGGTTTCAAGATAAAATGCTCCTATGACCAAACGATCGCAGCAGCCAAGGAAAAAGCACGCAAAAAAGGTGCTAATCTCATCAAGATCACCGAGCTAAAAACACCAGACATGTGGAGCACCTGCTACCGCTTGTGGGCAGATGTTTACAAACTCGACGACCTGGCGTCTGTGAATGTCAGCAGCCAGCACAGAATAGATTCAATTGTCAGCACATTGATCCCCGAAAATGCAGACTATGCCTTGTTATATGTCTACAGACCCAGCTCAAGTATGGGAGTAGTAGTGCAATACAACCTGCACGTAGAAGACTCCGTAGTATGTCGCATAAAAAGTGGTAGCAAATTCATCGTAAAACTCACCAATAAAGGCAATACCAAACTATGGGCCCGTACCGAAGGGCGAGACGAAGTACAGCTGAATATCCAGCCAGGTAAAGTATATTTCCTGAAATGCGGCGTTAACATGGGCGCTTTCGTTGGCAGACCCTCATTAGCACTCGTCGGCGCCAGCCCGGGACTGGAAGAGTTCAATAAGATAAAAGATACCCGGAAAACACAAAGCGAAGATACTGTCTACTAACAGCTAATAACAATCACCTATAACGAATGAGTAAAAGCGACATAGCATAACTATGTCGCTTTTATACTAGCTACATACCCATCCGGCCGGATACCTTTGTATGTAACAAGCCAGTTAAACATTTAACCCCACTTCGATTAGCATAACGACGCTGGCTAACCTCAAATGGAGCGGGAATTATCACCCGCTCTTTTTTATATCGATCAGTACTAGTGCTTTAATACTTTTGTGGTCAACACCCCCTTACCTGTTTTTACAGTAAGGATATATACGCCTGGCGGCAACAAAGAAAGATCCAGTTGCTGCCCGCTATGGATATGTTTCAATGGCAATACGTTGCGTCCATTGGCATCATACACATGCACTTCCAGCTGCTGCCCTTTGCTATCTGCTACACTGATCCCCAGCTGATCCTTAAACGGATTAGGGAATACCTGCAGTTTGTTATCTCCCGCAGCTGGCTGTTGATCTACCTTTGCCTGCACCCTGGCTGCTGCCGGTGGCGGCGCCGTAATGATCAGTGAAGAAACCCGGTCATTCCAATCCGTACCGATCCACATCGAAGAACTATTCCGTACCGTATTAGCACCTGTGAAATTGTCGTGCTCATAAAATGTTACAGTATACCCGGCCGGCAAAGTAAATGATGAAATATCATCGTTCGCAATACCCCTGGCCATCAGGTCAGACAGCCGGTAACTGCCGGCAACTAAACCAATACCAGCCCGGCCATAGTTAACATCTTTGTAGAAAAAAGACTGATCCAGGGTAGCCGCAGCTTCCATCAACATTACCCCGCTCTGCTGCGTAGAGTGGTCAGTAGTAGTACCCGGACGAGTCGTCCAGTTAGGGTTTACTAACATGTTGGTCGTATTGATACCCTGGTTTTTCAACCCGGCAGCACTGGATGCTAGCGCATTTACATATCGCTCACGGGTGGTAGCAGGTAGATTCCCCTCTCGGGCCAGCAAAGCAAAATAACGGACGAAAATCCCCTTGAAAAGACCACCATCTCCGGCACCCGTCTCATTCGTCCAGAACACGCCATTAGCCAACCGGGTATTCACCGCATAATCAGCCGTTTTGACCGCATCATTTAAATAGCTCTGATCACCGGTGGCCTTGTACAACTCCAGACATCCGCCTATCCACGTCCCTACATTATAAGAGAATATCCAGCTTTTGTTGGTTTCGTTGGTGTTGGCATTATAAGAATCCCATACTGCACCATTTACCGGGTCCACCAGTACATTCTTCTGCCAGGTATAAATGTTTTTAGCGATCTGCAGATCCTGGGCATTACCATTCGTACGATACAACCGCACGGCAAAAATAATGGCAGGCCCATTCGCACAGGCATTGAAAGAACCGGGCGAGTCCTTCTTCCACTGGATAGCCCCTCCCCGCTCAGGATGTATCCCGGTTTTGATATCCGTCCAAAGCAGGTTAGCCACATTCAGATATTCCGCATCACCGGTATGTTCATAACTGCGTAAACTGGATATCGCCAACCATTCCATATCATCATAGTATTCATTGATATATGTATTCCCATTCCGGATCTTGATCCCTCTCAATATGTTTTTCATCCGCTGTTTATAGACGTCAGCACGGGTACGCAGATACCCATCCGCTAATGCGTCCACAGCATGCGCATTCCACCAATAGTTGAAGTTGTCATTATTCGTATTGTTCTGCTTATAATAATTTCCATCCGCAGAAATAAAAAGTTGATGCGCACTGTTCTGTAATGATTCTGCCACAGGTCCATATACGGCCGACTGACCCAGCGAAGTATTCCAGGATAGCAGCAATGATACCGCTAACACACAATATCTTTTGAGCAATGTAGATAATAGTTTCATAAACGTGGGGTATTTAAAGGTAAAAGCCGGAGCAAAAGCAATGCTTTTGCTCCGGCAATAATTATTGTTTAATGAGCTTTCTGGTGATAACCTGTTGATCAGCAGTAATACTGATCACATATACACCTGGCTTCAGCTGAGACAGATTCAGCTGCTGTCCGTTGCCGATACGCTGTGGTGCCAGCGTCTCTTTACCATTTATATCAAACACACGGATGTAGAGATGATTGGCCTTACCTATTACCCGTACCGTTACCCGGTCTACCACAGGATTAGGAGCGACCAATACAGTACGATCCGCCTCTTTCTCAACATCGGTTTTGATCGCAGCAATACGTGCAGCCGATGCCACCGGCCGGATTACCATAGAAGACACCCAGTCATTTAGGTTAACAGTCTCACCATTTACTACCGTATTGACCATACAATCAATATCGCTGCCTAATACATAGGAGGGTCCGCTGAATCCGGCATCCCGGTAAGCAAGTATTTCATATCCGGCTTTC
Protein-coding regions in this window:
- a CDS encoding carboxymuconolactone decarboxylase family protein, whose amino-acid sequence is MKKRINFNSVQPTAYNAMDALDQYVGTTTVSKQYQELIRIRASQINGCAYCVDAHTKDACDQGETLQRIALVSAWREAGNIFSDEEKVLFKMTEEITHISQQGLTEDTYEKAIASFGETQTAEIIMIIVTINAWNRIGVATQLRPARRNTKNA
- a CDS encoding GNAT family N-acetyltransferase, producing the protein MPIALNDINTPRLTLRLLGDDVTTACLNEELPTATQLLHADISEEFLEHPSSLRHDQYQLQQDPAYRPWSSRAIILKSERKAIGLIRFHERPHAETEKEYRKDAVEFGYRILSSYRRMGYAREAVLAMMDWAQEQFQVHRFIASVSPDNEPSTNLVKSLGFKKIDEAIDETDGLEYVFLLERTT
- a CDS encoding SMP-30/gluconolactonase/LRE family protein; the encoded protein is MSKRKGTGISLVLFMITGWAYGQGLDTIPVVAKGATLQEVSRQFSFTEGPAVDRKGNIYFTDQPNNKIWEYGVDGQLRLFSDKAGRSNGMVFDRKGNLLTCADEHNQLWSISPKGKVTVLLDNFGGKQFNGPNDLWADAKDGIYFTDPYYQRDYWTRQAPDIKEQRVYYLPKGAKQPIIVEEGLKQPNGIVGTPDGKYLYVADIAANKTYKYEIQADGHLGGRQLFLEHGNDGMTLDAQGNLYITGKGVTIYNPQGKKLGYIPITSGWVGNICFGGKDRQLLFITASPAIYTLKMSVKGVE
- a CDS encoding glycoside hydrolase family 76 protein; translated protein: MKLLSTLLKRYCVLAVSLLLSWNTSLGQSAVYGPVAESLQNSAHQLFISADGNYYKQNNTNNDNFNYWWNAHAVDALADGYLRTRADVYKQRMKNILRGIKIRNGNTYINEYYDDMEWLAISSLRSYEHTGDAEYLNVANLLWTDIKTGIHPERGGAIQWKKDSPGSFNACANGPAIIFAVRLYRTNGNAQDLQIAKNIYTWQKNVLVDPVNGAVWDSYNANTNETNKSWIFSYNVGTWIGGCLELYKATGDQSYLNDAVKTADYAVNTRLANGVFWTNETGAGDGGLFKGIFVRYFALLAREGNLPATTRERYVNALASSAAGLKNQGINTTNMLVNPNWTTRPGTTTDHSTQQSGVMLMEAAATLDQSFFYKDVNYGRAGIGLVAGSYRLSDLMARGIANDDISSFTLPAGYTVTFYEHDNFTGANTVRNSSSMWIGTDWNDRVSSLIITAPPPAAARVQAKVDQQPAAGDNKLQVFPNPFKDQLGISVADSKGQQLEVHVYDANGRNVLPLKHIHSGQQLDLSLLPPGVYILTVKTGKGVLTTKVLKH